Proteins from one Candidatus Methylomirabilis tolerans genomic window:
- the gcvPB gene encoding aminomethyl-transferring glycine dehydrogenase subunit GcvPB → MMHEPLLFDQGSRGRVGCTLPECDVPELKPERLLPKKLLRHDIPGFPELSEVEVVRHFTRLSQWNYGVDTGFYPLGSCTMKYNPKINEEVWRLPGFSHAHPYQPESLAQGALELMYELEQFLAEVSGMDRVSLQPAAGAQGEMLGMMLIRAYLESKGNPRKRVLVPDSSHGTNPASSAICGYEVLQIKSGPNGRLDPKAVADAMNEDVAAIMITNPNTLGLFEDQIAEVAKIVHAKGGQVYCDGANLNAIIGISRPGDMGVDALHFNLHKTFAVPHGGGGPGAGPVGLKAHLAPFMPIPVVEKKGKRFVLNDDLPLSVGRVRTFYGNFAALVRAYAYIRSLGPSGLRRVAEVAVINANYIMSQLKDYYHLPYDKHCKHECVFSDARQLPYGVQTLDIAKRLMDYGFHPPTIYFPLIVKGAMMIEPTETESKETLDQFIAAMKQIAEEAERDPELVRSAPHKTKVSRLDEAKAARQPNLRWKGKESATE, encoded by the coding sequence ATGATGCACGAGCCGCTCCTGTTTGATCAAGGATCACGGGGGCGGGTGGGCTGTACACTTCCTGAGTGCGACGTTCCGGAGCTGAAACCGGAGCGGCTGCTGCCTAAGAAGCTTCTCCGGCACGACATCCCCGGTTTCCCTGAACTCTCCGAGGTTGAGGTGGTCCGGCATTTTACGCGGCTATCGCAATGGAATTATGGAGTCGATACGGGCTTTTACCCCTTGGGCTCCTGCACGATGAAATATAACCCGAAAATCAATGAGGAGGTGTGGCGGCTGCCCGGTTTCTCCCATGCGCACCCATACCAGCCGGAGAGCCTGGCCCAGGGCGCGCTGGAGCTGATGTATGAACTGGAGCAGTTCCTGGCCGAGGTGAGCGGGATGGACCGGGTGTCACTGCAGCCGGCTGCGGGCGCCCAAGGCGAGATGCTGGGGATGATGCTGATCCGGGCGTATCTGGAATCGAAGGGAAATCCGCGGAAGCGGGTTCTGGTTCCGGACTCCTCCCATGGCACCAATCCGGCAAGTTCCGCCATCTGTGGCTACGAGGTACTGCAGATCAAGTCCGGTCCGAACGGCCGGTTGGATCCCAAGGCCGTGGCCGACGCCATGAACGAGGACGTAGCCGCCATCATGATCACGAATCCCAATACCCTTGGGCTCTTCGAGGACCAGATTGCTGAGGTCGCCAAGATCGTTCACGCCAAGGGCGGGCAGGTCTACTGCGATGGCGCCAACCTGAATGCCATCATCGGAATTTCGAGACCGGGTGACATGGGGGTCGATGCCCTACACTTCAACCTGCACAAGACATTTGCCGTCCCACACGGGGGCGGCGGTCCGGGCGCGGGGCCGGTGGGGCTCAAGGCACATCTTGCGCCCTTCATGCCGATCCCGGTAGTCGAGAAGAAGGGGAAGCGTTTTGTCCTGAATGACGACCTGCCGTTGAGTGTCGGCAGGGTGCGTACCTTCTACGGGAACTTCGCGGCCCTGGTCCGGGCCTACGCCTATATCCGTTCGCTGGGTCCATCGGGACTGCGTCGCGTGGCCGAGGTGGCCGTCATCAATGCCAATTACATCATGAGTCAGCTCAAGGACTACTACCATCTGCCGTACGACAAGCACTGCAAGCACGAGTGCGTCTTCTCCGACGCGCGTCAACTTCCCTATGGGGTGCAGACACTTGATATCGCCAAGCGACTGATGGATTACGGCTTTCATCCCCCAACCATCTATTTCCCCTTGATCGTCAAGGGGGCCATGATGATCGAGCCGACCGAGACCGAGAGTAAGGAGACGCTGGATCAGTTCATTGCCGCCATGAAACAGATCGCCGAGGAGGCCGAGCGCGACCCGGAGCTAGTTCGGTCCGCCCCGCACAAGACCAAGGTCTCGCGGCTGGACGAAGCGAAGGCCGCCCGCCAGCCGAATCTGCGATGGAAGGGGAAAGAATCTGCAACGGAGTAG